In Planctobacterium marinum, the DNA window TACCGAAGATTGGGATTATAATCTTTCTTAGGCGAGGTTTGAGTGAGGACGTTTAGCCTGCTAAACGACGAACTCAATAACGAAGCATAAGGAAGATTTGGTAGGCCTGGGCAGACTTGAACTGCCGACCTCACCCTTATCAGGGGTGCGCTCTAACCAGCTGAGCTACAGGCCTATGATGCACCTGAGCCAACGGCTTAGGCTGTCTTCGGTCTTCTTTACTTTTAAACAATAAAACAATCTGTGTGAACATCGAATTGAATTCAATTCGACACCTTTACGTAAGGAGGTGATCCAACCCCAGGTTCCCCTAGGGTTACCTTGTTACGACTTCACCCCAGTCATGAAACACAAAGTGGTAATCGCCCTCCCGAAGGTTAGACTAACTACTTCTTTTGCATCCCACTCCCATGGTGTGACGGGCGGTGTGTACAAGGCCCGGGAACGTATTCACCGCAGTATGCTGACCTGCGATTACTAGCGATTCCGACTTCATGGAGTCGAGTTGCAGACTCCAATCCGGACTACGACAGACTTTAAGGGCTCCGCTCCACATCACTGTCTCGCATCCCTCTGTATCTGCCATTGTAGCACGTGTGTAGCCCTACACGTAAGGGCCATGATGACTTGACGTCGTCCCCACCTTCCTCCGGTTTGTCACCGGCAGTCTCCTTAAAGTGCCCAACCAAATGCTGGCAACTAAGGACAAGGGTTGCGCTCGTTGCGGGACTTAACCCAACATCTCACGACACGAGCTGACGACAGCCATGCAGCACCTGTGTCAGAGTTCCCGAAGGCACCAATCCATCTCTGGAAAGTTCTCTGCATGTCAAGTGTAGGTAAGGTTCTTCGCGTTGCATCGAATTAAACCACATGCTCCACCGCTTGTGCGGGCCCCCGTCAATTCATTTGAGTTTTAACCTTGCGGCCGTACTCCCCAGGCGGTCTACTTAGCGCGTTAGCTTCGCTACACACAGAAATGAATCCGCATACAGCTAGTAGACAGCGTTTACGGCGTGGACTACCAGGGTATCTAATCCTGTTCGCTACCCACGCTTTCGCACATGAGCGTCAGTTTTTGGCCAGGGAGCCGCCTTCGCCACTGATGTTCCTCCAGATATCTACGCATTTCACCGCTACACCTGGAATTCCACTCCCCTCTCCAAAACTCTAGCCATACAGTTCCAAATGACTCTCCCAGGTTAAGCCCGGGGCTTTCACATCTGGCTTATATAGCCGCCTGCGTGCGCTTTACGCCCAGTAATTCCGATTAACGCTCGCACCCTCCGTATTACCGCGGCTGCTGGCACGGAGTTAGCCGGTGCTTCTTCTGTTGCTAACGTCACAGCTGATGGGTATTAACCATCAACCTTTCCTCACAACTGAAAGTGCTTTACAACCCGAAGGCCTTCTTCACACACGCGGCATGGCTGCATCAGGGTTTCCCCCATTGTGCAATATTCCCCACTGCTGCCTCCCGTAGGAGTCTGGGCCGTGTCTCAGTCCCAGTGTGGCTGATCTTCCTCTCAGAACAGCTAGAGATCGTCGCCTTGGTGAGCCGTTACCTCACCAACAAGCTAATCTCGCTTAGGTTCATCCCAGGGCGAGAGCCGAAGCCCCCTTTGGTCCGTAGACGTTATGCGGTATTAGCCATCGTTTCCAATGGTTGTCCCCCACCCCGGGGCAGTTCCCTAAGTATTACTCACCCGTCCGCCACTCGTCAGCGAAGTGCAAGCACTTCCTGTTACCGTTCGACTTGCATGTGTTAGGCCTGCCGCCAGCGTTCAATCTGAGCCATGATCAAACTCTTCAATTAAAATCGAAAATATAAATTTTTTGGGTCGACATCAAAATCAATCGATGCCCACACAGATTGTCTTATTGCTGATTGTTAAAGAACGTTGCCGTTTTCGGCTGCTTGAGTCTCTCCTCAAGCGGGATGCGCATTCTACACTTCCCTTTGTGACTGTCAACATTTTATTTGAATTTATTTTTTCAAGTAACTTGTTGAAGTCCGCCTCACTAAAGGCCTGTAGAGTTTTTACGCAATTCAGTTTTTGTGCCTTTAGCAGCTGCTCCCGAGTGTTTCCCCCTGAAGCGAGCGCGCATTCTACAGACATCATCTTCACCGTCAACACTTTATTGTAAATTTTTGACAAAAAAGGTTTGTTCGCTGATTTATTGACCATGCCGCTGTAAAAACCATCTATTACCGGCATCTGTCGGGCTATATTGCTTAATCAAAGGGGGCTTTGTAGTTCCATCTATATGAATAATCAGTACGGCAGTCACCGCCCGCGTATACCTACAGTAGCTTTGCAACATAACATTGTGTTTGAGCAGATATTGGTTACTATGTTCTATTGTGCGTGAATTTATTCGGTGTCACCTTTTCAGGGATACAAAAGCGCACTATTACTTATTACAATAATTATAGTTAAAGGATATCTCATGCCACTTTTCTTACCAGGCTTGGCAATTGGTGCACTTATTGGTGTAGCAGGCTATTTGCTCTTAGCATTTGAACTTTTCAATCTCGATTCATCCATTGCTTTTTTAGCTGGCGCTCTTATTTCAGCGTTAACCATAAGTTTCGCAGCGAAAAACAAAGACGTTTCTGACGATACAGAAGATTCTGATAGCGAATTAGCTACCTTATATGTAGGAAACCTTCCTTATCGAGTAAACGAACAAGCCGTAAAAGACTATTTTGAAAAAGTCACTAAGGTTCATTCTGTTAGACTATTACGGGATCGAAAAACAGGAAAACGCAAAGGCTTCGGTTTTGTTGAAGTACCCGAAAAAGACGTCGACAACATTATCAAAAAGCTCAATGACAGTGAATTTGAAGATCGCACATTGAAGGTACGCGTTGCCAAAGACAGAAATGACAGGGATGAATCTTGAGCTGATTCAGCACTTTTGGTGAAACAAAAAAGGCGCTTTAGCGCCTTTTTTATTAGGTTACATTATTTGGTTCAGGTTCAGGGACAGAACTTTGGGCTTCGGGTAGACTACTCAACAACCTCTGATTAAACTCCTGAAAACGATTAAACGCTTCAAGTAACTCTGGTGTTTTTATATTCTCAACTTCGCTGATAAGACCATTCACGAGTTCATCAAAGGTATTACGTTGGCCAAAGATTTGATCGTTTTTACCGATGGAGTCCAACAAATTATCCAGATATTCAGAGATAGTTTTGATCGGTGGTCTTTCGGTTTTCTCTGCTTCACTCTCATTATAATTGGAAACCTGCTCGTAACGCTGCACGGTTTCCAACTGCTCACTCTTGGATAGCTCCAAAGCAAATGCTGTAATTTGCGAGTCTTCCAGCCCTATGTCGCTTGCCTGCTGATAAGCTTTCTCGATGTCACCATTAAAAAACTCATCAACAACTCCGGACGTTTGCTCCACAAACTTGGCGATATCTTCCAACTCTTGGGCGCTTAAGTCGCCTTTTACCGAAAAACTAAATCGCTCACTTTGGAAAAACTCATAGGATTCTCTGTATCCAGCCGCGACTTCGACAGTTCCACCTTCGGATGTCTGCTGGCTAGCGTACACTTCTTGTTGGGCTCTAAAACGCTGAATAGATTCGAAAGAAATAGTAACCTCATCGCCTTCAGCCGTTCTCAGTTTCAGTTCGCTACTCTCTTCCTGAGTCCCAGCGACACCCAAGCTTGCGCCGACAGCTTCAGATTCAGGTTTACCAAAGTACTCTTCTTTGAGCTCATCTAAGCCTTTAGTAATAGCTTTAAGACTATTAGTGATCCCCTCATCTAACTCTTCATTCATAAATGCTGCAAGATCTTTGCGTGCCAAGGAAATCCCCTTCTCAACACCTTTGCGAGCCTGCTCAAACATTTCAGTGAGTTTTTCATCATCAGCGCCATTTTGCTTTGCTAACTTCAACGCGCCACCAATGAAGGTGAGAACATTCTCAGCCACTTCTTCAAAGTCAAATGGTTGATTTTTGGGTTTGGGTTTTAAGTCCGCCAATAATTCTGCTTGACCGGAAAACATCACATTCTGGTCGAAACTAGATTGCAGAATACGAGCGGCAGCAACAGACTTGGCATTGCTACTCAGCGACACCTGTTCGTCTACCATTGCCTTTAAAGCCTGATTGTCCCCTGCCGTAGCTAGTTTATCAGGCGTTACCTTTTTACCCTCCACTTGCGCTTTTTCGGCACCTGTGGATTTGATATCACCTAAGTTCATGACACTTTCCTCAATTAACCTCATCCATGTTATCGACCCCGACAGTACAGATTTTAGTCTCTATTACAGATAAAGTCAGGGATGCACTGATTTTCAGCCAGTTTATGGTATTATTCGCGATTGCTTAAACCTTCTAACCAACCTAATTTTGGTGACCACCGCACTATGCAAAACTTCTCCAGTGACCCTGAGCAATATCAGGTACAACTCAACGAAAAGCACGAACGATTAACAACACTTTTCCAACCATACTATCGCGATGAATTGGAGGTATACCCTTCTCCACCAAAAAATTACCGTTCCAGGGCGGAGTTTAGAGTGTGGCATGAAGGCGATGAGCTATACCACATAATGTTTAACAAAGAGAGCAAAGAGAAGTACCGCGTGGACCAATTTCCGGTGGCAATAGAAACCATTAACGAACTTATGGCTCTGCTGCTTTCTCATATAAAAGATAAGCCGGTTCTACGCCGCAAGTTGTTCCAAATAGATTATTTAAGTGGGCTAAGTGGCGAGACTGTTATTTCATTGCTTTACCACCGTCAATTGGATGCAGAGTGGGAAGCCGCCATTTCTGATTTAAAAGAGAAGCTTGGAACCACTCATAAAGTCCATTTTGTCGGACGAGCCAGAAAGCAAAAGGTAGTAAAAGAGCAGGATTACATCACCGAGACCCTCTCCGTGCATAATCAGGAATACCATTTTATGCACATTGAAAACAGTTTCACTCAGCCAAACCCATACGTTAATCAGGCCATGATTGAATGGTGTCTCGACAATACCAAAAAAAATAAGGAAAGTGACCTCCTTGAGTTTTATTGTGGCGCCGGCAACTTCTCTATTCCACTGGCGCAAAACTTTCGCAAAGTGGTGGGAACTGAAATATCCCGCACTTCGGTAATGGCCGCGAACCACAACATTAAACTAAACAAGCTGGATAATGTGTTTGTTGCCCGAATGTCCAGTGAGGAATTTACCGAATACTACAAAAACGGGGGCAATAAAAAGCGCCTTGAAGGTGCGGGACTTGACGAGCTCGATATATCAACGGTTTTGGTGGATCCTCCCCGAGCCGGAGTTGATCCCGAAACCATAGAGTTGATAAGGGATTATAATGAAATTATTTATATATCCTGTAACCCGGAAACATTGATAGATAATATAGCCAGCCTCAACAGTAGCCATGATGTCGCTAAAGTAGCACTATTCGATCAGTTTCCTTATACCCATCACATCGAAACAGGCGTGATTTTAAGAAAAAGGTAGGGCGCTACACGCCCTCTTCCTCGGAAGTATTGTCGGAACGAGAAAAGCGTAATGCCCCGATAGCGATAAAGCGCAATTGTTTTTCCACTCGCTGGGCAAGCATTTGCATTTGTTCCGGCGAGGCATCAATCGCATCCGCTCCTGCGCTAAACACGATCCGCACCATTGCTTCTGCTTGCAAGCCGGACATTTCACGACTCATTTTAGTAGTTTCCACCGTGTAATCTGTAAGCTCGTCAACAAAATGACTTATCTCTCTTTGCACCGCAGCCCTGAATGCCTGTGATGTGCCTGTATGTTCACGTAATAACAAGCGAAAAACATTACTATTAGCAGAGACGTATTCCATAAAAGTACTCACGGAAGTATGGATTACACTGCCACCAGACTCGATACGGATGCGTGCTTGACGCATCAACTGCCTCAGTGCCAGGCCTGCTTCATCTACAAGGGTCAATCCTAGCTCATCAATGTCAGTGAAATGCCGGTAAAAAGAGGTCGGAGCAATACCGGCTTTGCGAGCCACTTCCCGCAAGGAAATACTAGACAGGCCTCTCTGCTCATCCAATATAGAAAAGGCAGCATCAATTATCGACCTACGAGTTTTTAGTTTTTGTTCCTTTCGATTCAAATATCTTCCCCTGCTTGAATCAAATGTTTGTTTTCGGTTACAGGTTGCCAATCATAATTGAAGGCACTAAAATTAGCGAACACTTGTAAGCTTAAATATTCCGATGACCAAACCACGCCTTTTAATTGTTAACGTTTTATTCTTTCTTTTTACCACTGCTGTCGCTGTATTTGCAGTGCCTATTGAAGCAGTCATCAATGGCCTGGACTGGGCTGAAATCATTGCATGTATTGTATTTATCTGGATGTCTGGGATGTCTATCACCGCCGGATATCATCGATTATGGTCGCACAAAGCCTACGAAGCACATGCTGTTATTCGCATACTCTTCGCTATTTTTGGCGCCATGGCGGTACAACGCAGTATTTTACATTGGAGTTCAGATCACCGAATTCACCACAAGCACGTAGATGATAACGAAAGGGATCCTTACTCCGCCAGAAAAGGATTTTGGTTTTCGCATCTGGGTTGGATGCTCAGAGATTATAAAACCAATCCCTTTGTAGATTATGCCAACTGCCGTGACTTACAAAAAGACAAAGTTGTGATGTGGCAACATAAACACTACGGAAAAATTTCAATTGCAGCCAATATCGGTATCCCTGCGTTACTGGGATGGCTCAACGGTGATGTATTAGGCATGTTACTGTGGGCCGGAGTATTACGCTTAGTGGTTGTGCACCACGTAACTTTTTTCATTAACTCACTGGCGCATTTGTGGGGACGTCAACCTTACACAGATAAAAATACGGCAAAAGATAATGATATTTTGGCCTTCTTCACTTTTGGTGAGGGTTACCACAATTTTCATCACATTTTCGAATACGACTATCGCAATGGCATCCGTTGGTGGCAGTTTGATCCCACTAAATGGTTAATCAGTGGCTTGTCCTGGTTAAAACTTACCTATAATTTGCGTCGGTGCCCGGAAGAGCGCATCGAAAAGGCACGACTAGCGATGCAATTACAGTATGCCACTGAAAAGGCTCTCAGCCTTGGACACCCAAACAAAGAAGAAATTCTGGCCAAGCTCCAGATCGAATACGACGCATTGGTTGTGAAAATGACAGAGTTTTATCAAGCCCGTAAAAGATTAATGGAAATAAAGAAACGCGCGCTCATTCAGTCCTACGAAGGACTGGAGATCCGCTATAAGTACAAGGAATTAAAAGCGTCTCTGGCAGTGCAGCGAAACAAATGGTTGGATTTGAGTAGAATGCCTTTGCAGTACGCTTGCTAATCGGGCCTCGAACCTAAAATCAGCACTCACTGTTCAGACTAAACAGTTTCACAATTGCAGTTACCTGGCTATTATTCTCCTTAAGCGTTTGAATTGGAGACAAAAATGGCTAAAAGAGCGAGTCGTAAACGGGTAACTGCAAAACCAAAATATCAATTTGACGCTATCGTTATTGGTAGCGGTCCCGGGGGCGAAGGTGTCGCCATGCAGCTGGCCAAGGCCGGCAAAAAAGTTGCAATCGTTGAGAAATATGAATTGGTTGGCGGTGGTTGCACTCACTGGGGAACGATTCCCTCAAAAGCATTAAGGCACTCTGTAAGCCGTTTAATCGAATACAATAGTAATCCACTATTCAACGACAGTGAAAAAGCGCATCACTTAACTTTCGAGCAAATTCTTAGCCACGCCTCCTCGGTTATTCGCAAACAAACCCAATTACGCAGAGGTTTTTACGAGCGCAATCGCGTCACCGTTTTACATGGTGAGGCTTCCTTTGTTGATGAGCATACCTTAAAAATCAACCACCCAGATGGCTCTGTTGAAACTCTAACAGCAGAACAATTCGCTATTGCTACCGGCTCAAGGCCTTACACTCCTAAAGACGTCGATTTCAATCATCCCAGGGTTTATAACAGCGATACTATACTGTCGCTTAATCACGACCCTAAAAGTATTATCATCTACGGTGCAGGTGTTATCGGCACTGAATATGCCAGTATATTTCGCGGTATGGATGTGAAAGTAGACCTGGTCAACATGCGTGAGAGACTACTCTCTTTCCTTGATGCAGAAATATCGGACGCCATCAGTTATCACCTGTGGAACAGTGGTATTGTTATACGTCATAACGAACAGTATGAATCCATCGAAGGCAGAGACGATGGGGTAGTTCTGAATTTGCAATCGGGTAAGAAGATGAAAGCCGACTGTTTGCTATTTGCCAATGGTCGTACGGGCAATACTGATATGCTTAACTTGTCAGCTGTTGGCCTTGAAGCTGATGGTCGAGGACAGTTACGAGTAGATGCTAATTACAAAACCTCTATAGACAACATCTACGCTGTCGGAGATGTTATAGGTTATCCAAGTCTTGCTTCTGCGGCATATAATCAAGGGCGTTTCGCTGGCGAGGCGATGCTTCAAGGTGAAAGTCACTCAACGCTGGTTGAAGATATCCCCACGGGTATTTACACCATTCCGGAAATTAGTTCTGTCGGCAAAACCGAGCAAGAGTTGACCGCACAAAAAGTTCCTTATGAAGTAGGCAGAGCACAGTTTAAGCATCTGGCAAGAGCGCAAATCGCTCACAGTTTAGTTGGCGGATTAAAAATCATTTTTCACCGGGAAACTAAAGAAGTATTGGGAATACATTGTTTTGGGGAACGTGCTTCCGAAATCGTGCATATAGGACAGGCAATTATGCAGCAAGGAGGCAGTGCTAACAGTATTGATTACTTTGTTAACACTACCTTTAATTACCCCACCATGGCTGAGGCCTACAGGGTAGCTGCCATCAACGGCTTAAACCGTTTATTTACTTAATAGTAAGCGTCTTTGCTTTGCTCTGTGTCAAGCTTGGCCAGAGCACCGCTGCTTGCTTCGTCATCATGAGCGATGATATGAATTTCCATGAGTTCCGGGTAAAACTTCATAGTCGCCATTGCGTTACCGCCTAGATCTCCAATTTGCATCTGGAAATCAGACTGAAATTCTTTAAATTTAACATTGCTTTCAATAGTTTGAGACAAGCACTCAGCATTTAAGCTTAGTTCTGTCGAGTCAACGCACTTGAACAAGTTATTTTTATCCTGGACAGACTCGGCAAAAGACATTGTACTTACTAAGGTTGATACCAAAAACAAAACTGATTTACGCACCTTTACCTCCAAATAAGAGCCAATCACATTATTAACATAGCACAATTAATTACCAATGTAACCATTTTCGATTATATTCTTTTTTTGTATGAAAAATTTAATTCAAATTATAAGCAAATGCGACCTGTGCAAAGCTTCATTGCCACAGTCTCCCAAGCCGATATTACAGCTAGGGAAAAGTGCAAAAATCATTGTTATAGGTCAGGCTCCAGGAAGATTAGCTCATGAAACGGGTAAGCCCTGGAACGACAAATCAGGAGAGCGATTGAGAAGATGGCTAAATCTAACGAAAAATGTATTTTACGACTCAGAGCAGGTTGCTTTAATACCTATGGGCTTTTGCTTTCCGGGCTCGGGGAAAAGTGGTGACTTGCCACCAAAAAAAGAATGCGCTCCTTTTTGGCACCCCAAAATCTTAACAACACTACCTGTTCACATTCCGAAGTTACTGGTAGGGAGTCACGCACAACAATACTACCTCAATGACAAGCTTTCGTTGACTGACCGCTGTCGCCAATGGCAACACTACACACCAGATTATCTGCCACTACCTCATCCATCGCCCAGAAATAATATCTGGATAAAGAAAAACCCCTGGTTTGAAGCAGAGGTTTTGCCTGAATATCAAAAGCTAGTGGGCAATGCTTTATCAGTCTGAAGGCGACTCCGAGGAGTCATGTTTCGCCAGGAATTCGATAAGTTCGTCATAAGGCATAGGTTTAGCAAATAGATAGCCCTGAGCTTCATCACAGCCGAGATCCAACATGTACTTGGCTTGTTCGCGTTTTTCCACCCCTTCAGCAATCGTTTTTAAGCCCAGTTTCTGCCCCAGGGTAACGATAGTTTCAGCAATAAAGGCTTGTTTACCTGGTTCAACCTCTTTAACAAAGGCACGATCAACTTTAAGACGATCTAATGGTAATTGTTGCAGATAGCTCATAGATGAGAAGCCTGTTCCAAAATCATCAATGGCAATCTGCACACCACTACTTTTAAGATCTTTTAATGACTCGACAACAATTTGCGGGTCGTCCATAACCAAGCTTTCTGTTATCTCCAACTCAAGATTTTTCGGCTTAATTTCCAGTTTATTTAAGGTGTCCTTGATAAGAGGCACAAAACGAGGATCTCTAAACTGCGGCATTGAGATATTCACCGCGACCCTTAAGTCCTTGTAACCTAAACCTTCGAGCGCTTTCAAGCGTTCACAGGATTCAAGTAACACCCATTCACCTATCTCAATAATCAAACCCGAGTATTCTGCTAGCGGCACAAATACCGCCGGCGAAACATATCCACCTTCGCGAGAAGGCCAACGTAACAAGGCCTCCATTCCTATAACTTTCTCGGTAGCAAGGTCGATTTGTGGTTGGAACCATACCTGTAATTTTCGTTCGGCAAAGTCCGCTCGCAATTGACGAATCATTCCCAAACGCCAGGTGGTTTTTTCTTCCATCTCTGGGGCGTAAAACTCATAGTTTGTGGTGATGTTTTTCTTGGCGCGATTCAATGCAATATTAGTTTGCTTGAGTAGATTAATACCGCTGGCGGATTCCAATAGGCGTGTTAATCCGATGGTGATATTCACGGGTAAGGTGTGATCGCCGGCCTTAAAAGGTACAGAAAATACTGAATCGATTTGTTTAGGCGCGATTTTGTCACTCTTACCAATTAAGCCAAATACATCAGCACCAATTCTTGCCATCAGACAAGTGTCACCAAATTTTTCTGTCAGTCTCTCTGAAACCGCAATCAACAGCTTGTTGCCGACTTCTTGACCCAAGCCATCATTGATATCAGAGAAGTGATTAATGTCGATTAGCGCAATCATATCCGCATCAGAGTCGTTATCTGTGCGATTGAGCTCATCCAGCATATTGATGAACTCGTTGCGATTAGGTAGCTTGGTAAGATAATCCCTGAAAGCTGCATTGCGCAATTGATGGAAGAGGTTCACATTCTCATAACCTACAGAGACACTAGACAGAAACACTTCCAACAATTGCTTGTTTACGTCGCTAATCTCATTACCGGCCTGGATGTACACTGCGGCTTCATAGCCCGAACTATCCATGTAGAGAACCGAATAATCTTCACCAAAGATATGATTTCTCATCTGAAGACATTGGGTGACGTGCATCACAATTTTATCATTGCGAATACTTTCCAGTCTTTCATTTATGAAGGTAGCAAAGTCTCCCGCAGCGCCAAGGACGTAAACGCCGTCTTCCTCTTTATCCAGCACAGAGCCAGCCCGCGCACATAGTACACCGCCCGCTTCGAGGCCAATTAAAGAGCTGATTTGCTCCACTACGCCTTCACAAAAGCCCTTTACGGAGTGTTCCTCCAACAGGTTTGCGGCTGAGCCAATGATTTTTTCAAGTCCTTTGCGGCTCTGATTGATAGTTAAAATTTGTTGATAAGAACGCAAAGAAGCAATAATAGTCGTTACCAGCTTACTGCGAGTTAGCTCAGTCTTAGTTTTGTAGTCATTGATATCGTATTCTTTAATGACACTTTCTTCAGGCGCGTAACCCGGCTGCCCGGTACGCAAGATGATTCGAGGTTCTTCAAGATTCATTTCCTCACGCATTTTGCGCGCAACCTGAAGCCCGGCATCATCAGCTTCCATCACAACATCAAGTAACAGTACTGCGATTTCATGTCCTCGCTCCCTAAGAAATGACAAGGCCTCTTCGCCTGAATAGGCATGATGAAAACACAAACTTTTGCCATTGAGGCTCAAATCTGAAAGGGCCAGGCGGGTAACGGAGTGAATTTCCTCGTCATCGTCCACAACCAGCACATGCCAAACTCCTGCTGTTGACTCGGACGCTTCTACATCAACATCTTCTTCATCCAGGAAGATTAATTCATCATTCTCGTAATCAGTGGGACACATCTACTCTTCGCCAAATATTATTATAGTAAGTTGACTAAAACCTTGTACGCCATCACCTCTGTTTAAAGCACATCGGTTTGCAAGTGGCTCTGCTTTTTTCACTTATTGAACTTACCTTAGCCTAAAGTCAGCAAAAGCGAAACATCTATTAACATTGAATGAGGGGTTTTACTGTACAAAAAACCATCACAACTCACGATTTTCCAGCCGACCGCCTAAAATTACCCAAAGTCAGGGACATTTTAATG includes these proteins:
- a CDS encoding RNA recognition motif domain-containing protein encodes the protein MPLFLPGLAIGALIGVAGYLLLAFELFNLDSSIAFLAGALISALTISFAAKNKDVSDDTEDSDSELATLYVGNLPYRVNEQAVKDYFEKVTKVHSVRLLRDRKTGKRKGFGFVEVPEKDVDNIIKKLNDSEFEDRTLKVRVAKDRNDRDES
- a CDS encoding DUF5610 domain-containing protein; the protein is MNLGDIKSTGAEKAQVEGKKVTPDKLATAGDNQALKAMVDEQVSLSSNAKSVAAARILQSSFDQNVMFSGQAELLADLKPKPKNQPFDFEEVAENVLTFIGGALKLAKQNGADDEKLTEMFEQARKGVEKGISLARKDLAAFMNEELDEGITNSLKAITKGLDELKEEYFGKPESEAVGASLGVAGTQEESSELKLRTAEGDEVTISFESIQRFRAQQEVYASQQTSEGGTVEVAAGYRESYEFFQSERFSFSVKGDLSAQELEDIAKFVEQTSGVVDEFFNGDIEKAYQQASDIGLEDSQITAFALELSKSEQLETVQRYEQVSNYNESEAEKTERPPIKTISEYLDNLLDSIGKNDQIFGQRNTFDELVNGLISEVENIKTPELLEAFNRFQEFNQRLLSSLPEAQSSVPEPEPNNVT
- the trmA gene encoding tRNA (uridine(54)-C5)-methyltransferase TrmA gives rise to the protein MQNFSSDPEQYQVQLNEKHERLTTLFQPYYRDELEVYPSPPKNYRSRAEFRVWHEGDELYHIMFNKESKEKYRVDQFPVAIETINELMALLLSHIKDKPVLRRKLFQIDYLSGLSGETVISLLYHRQLDAEWEAAISDLKEKLGTTHKVHFVGRARKQKVVKEQDYITETLSVHNQEYHFMHIENSFTQPNPYVNQAMIEWCLDNTKKNKESDLLEFYCGAGNFSIPLAQNFRKVVGTEISRTSVMAANHNIKLNKLDNVFVARMSSEEFTEYYKNGGNKKRLEGAGLDELDISTVLVDPPRAGVDPETIELIRDYNEIIYISCNPETLIDNIASLNSSHDVAKVALFDQFPYTHHIETGVILRKR
- the fabR gene encoding HTH-type transcriptional repressor FabR; amino-acid sequence: MNRKEQKLKTRRSIIDAAFSILDEQRGLSSISLREVARKAGIAPTSFYRHFTDIDELGLTLVDEAGLALRQLMRQARIRIESGGSVIHTSVSTFMEYVSANSNVFRLLLREHTGTSQAFRAAVQREISHFVDELTDYTVETTKMSREMSGLQAEAMVRIVFSAGADAIDASPEQMQMLAQRVEKQLRFIAIGALRFSRSDNTSEEEGV
- a CDS encoding acyl-CoA desaturase, which encodes MTKPRLLIVNVLFFLFTTAVAVFAVPIEAVINGLDWAEIIACIVFIWMSGMSITAGYHRLWSHKAYEAHAVIRILFAIFGAMAVQRSILHWSSDHRIHHKHVDDNERDPYSARKGFWFSHLGWMLRDYKTNPFVDYANCRDLQKDKVVMWQHKHYGKISIAANIGIPALLGWLNGDVLGMLLWAGVLRLVVVHHVTFFINSLAHLWGRQPYTDKNTAKDNDILAFFTFGEGYHNFHHIFEYDYRNGIRWWQFDPTKWLISGLSWLKLTYNLRRCPEERIEKARLAMQLQYATEKALSLGHPNKEEILAKLQIEYDALVVKMTEFYQARKRLMEIKKRALIQSYEGLEIRYKYKELKASLAVQRNKWLDLSRMPLQYAC
- the sthA gene encoding Si-specific NAD(P)(+) transhydrogenase, with product MAKRASRKRVTAKPKYQFDAIVIGSGPGGEGVAMQLAKAGKKVAIVEKYELVGGGCTHWGTIPSKALRHSVSRLIEYNSNPLFNDSEKAHHLTFEQILSHASSVIRKQTQLRRGFYERNRVTVLHGEASFVDEHTLKINHPDGSVETLTAEQFAIATGSRPYTPKDVDFNHPRVYNSDTILSLNHDPKSIIIYGAGVIGTEYASIFRGMDVKVDLVNMRERLLSFLDAEISDAISYHLWNSGIVIRHNEQYESIEGRDDGVVLNLQSGKKMKADCLLFANGRTGNTDMLNLSAVGLEADGRGQLRVDANYKTSIDNIYAVGDVIGYPSLASAAYNQGRFAGEAMLQGESHSTLVEDIPTGIYTIPEISSVGKTEQELTAQKVPYEVGRAQFKHLARAQIAHSLVGGLKIIFHRETKEVLGIHCFGERASEIVHIGQAIMQQGGSANSIDYFVNTTFNYPTMAEAYRVAAINGLNRLFT
- a CDS encoding pyridine nucleotide transhydrogenase, which codes for MRKSVLFLVSTLVSTMSFAESVQDKNNLFKCVDSTELSLNAECLSQTIESNVKFKEFQSDFQMQIGDLGGNAMATMKFYPELMEIHIIAHDDEASSGALAKLDTEQSKDAYY
- a CDS encoding uracil-DNA glycosylase family protein; translation: MKNLIQIISKCDLCKASLPQSPKPILQLGKSAKIIVIGQAPGRLAHETGKPWNDKSGERLRRWLNLTKNVFYDSEQVALIPMGFCFPGSGKSGDLPPKKECAPFWHPKILTTLPVHIPKLLVGSHAQQYYLNDKLSLTDRCRQWQHYTPDYLPLPHPSPRNNIWIKKNPWFEAEVLPEYQKLVGNALSV
- a CDS encoding bifunctional diguanylate cyclase/phosphodiesterase gives rise to the protein MCPTDYENDELIFLDEEDVDVEASESTAGVWHVLVVDDDEEIHSVTRLALSDLSLNGKSLCFHHAYSGEEALSFLRERGHEIAVLLLDVVMEADDAGLQVARKMREEMNLEEPRIILRTGQPGYAPEESVIKEYDINDYKTKTELTRSKLVTTIIASLRSYQQILTINQSRKGLEKIIGSAANLLEEHSVKGFCEGVVEQISSLIGLEAGGVLCARAGSVLDKEEDGVYVLGAAGDFATFINERLESIRNDKIVMHVTQCLQMRNHIFGEDYSVLYMDSSGYEAAVYIQAGNEISDVNKQLLEVFLSSVSVGYENVNLFHQLRNAAFRDYLTKLPNRNEFINMLDELNRTDNDSDADMIALIDINHFSDINDGLGQEVGNKLLIAVSERLTEKFGDTCLMARIGADVFGLIGKSDKIAPKQIDSVFSVPFKAGDHTLPVNITIGLTRLLESASGINLLKQTNIALNRAKKNITTNYEFYAPEMEEKTTWRLGMIRQLRADFAERKLQVWFQPQIDLATEKVIGMEALLRWPSREGGYVSPAVFVPLAEYSGLIIEIGEWVLLESCERLKALEGLGYKDLRVAVNISMPQFRDPRFVPLIKDTLNKLEIKPKNLELEITESLVMDDPQIVVESLKDLKSSGVQIAIDDFGTGFSSMSYLQQLPLDRLKVDRAFVKEVEPGKQAFIAETIVTLGQKLGLKTIAEGVEKREQAKYMLDLGCDEAQGYLFAKPMPYDELIEFLAKHDSSESPSD